Proteins found in one Brachyspira murdochii DSM 12563 genomic segment:
- a CDS encoding response regulator — protein MNYSAIIIDDDNNRSNKVKAALESSSIQVFIAENLYELISKIYKYSIRILVFNPNLVWINVIEFISELQKMPEFHEFTIFFLYENIDLDMEKEAKRLNITCMKYPSHITKLVSKIEAL, from the coding sequence ATGAATTACTCAGCTATAATAATAGATGATGATAATAACCGCTCCAACAAAGTAAAAGCGGCTCTTGAAAGCTCATCTATACAAGTGTTCATAGCTGAAAATCTTTATGAACTTATAAGCAAAATATATAAATACAGTATAAGAATATTGGTGTTCAATCCTAATCTTGTATGGATTAACGTTATAGAGTTTATAAGTGAATTGCAGAAAATGCCCGAATTTCATGAGTTCACAATATTTTTTCTATATGAAAATATAGATTTAGATATGGAAAAAGAGGCTAAAAGGCTGAATATCACCTGCATGAAATATCCTTCTCATATAACTAAATTGGTAAGTAAAATAGAAGCACTTTAA
- a CDS encoding chemotaxis protein CheX, which translates to MFDLDVVNAFSKGTVIILKSYFNSKVGKGDVRIYRNANHVGGVIVFVGITGDLSGRLMFNMSKATAFKLASALNMEAITSIDDIFIATIKEFVNMVAGSAINDLSTKHIDLDMTPPAILMSEQMSMLEKENDKILSINYKTELGEIFMNLILFNQAN; encoded by the coding sequence ATGTTTGACTTAGATGTAGTAAATGCTTTCAGCAAAGGTACAGTAATTATATTAAAAAGCTATTTTAATTCTAAAGTTGGAAAAGGCGATGTTAGAATATACAGAAATGCCAATCATGTTGGAGGCGTTATAGTTTTTGTAGGTATTACAGGAGATTTAAGCGGAAGACTTATGTTTAATATGAGCAAAGCTACTGCTTTTAAATTAGCTTCTGCTCTTAATATGGAAGCTATAACTTCAATAGATGATATATTTATTGCCACAATTAAAGAATTTGTTAATATGGTTGCAGGAAGTGCTATTAATGATCTCTCTACAAAACATATAGATTTGGATATGACACCGCCTGCTATACTTATGAGCGAGCAAATGTCTATGCTTGAAAAAGAAAATGATAAAATATTGTCCATAAACTATAAAACTGAACTAGGCGAAATATTTATGAACTTAATTTTGTTTAATCAAGCTAATTAA
- a CDS encoding HD-GYP domain-containing protein produces MAKIIIPLNEVKEGMKVASNIYNSDDKRIVDIGTVITKDIIETLKRNSITTISVMELLDLKKENTVNTAGDGKKAVIRGIVEENGKKILKIDSEEVAKKKEMTIEKTKSLYETAKKGGGIDFDSMKKEVNNMLSSIVENKEAHSYLSMLKRKDETMYKHAVDVATLSAITAGELNLTKVDMANIMLGALVHDIGKVLIQESLLTKVNLTKEEEAILKKHPTQGYKLVKRDNLDDNIADIVLEHHEKYDGSGYPFQKDNKDISLYSKIVAVCNTFNNLITKGEHGVPYTPDKAVKVIISLAKKDFDSDVVKAFQKAIGFYPNNTRVKLSNGSIARVIEQNPNLPLRPVLSIVKHLDGTVSDGMEIVDLSASSDLFIKEIM; encoded by the coding sequence ATGGCAAAAATTATTATACCATTAAATGAAGTAAAAGAGGGAATGAAAGTAGCCAGTAATATATATAATAGTGATGATAAAAGAATAGTAGATATTGGTACTGTGATTACAAAAGATATTATAGAAACTTTAAAAAGAAACTCTATTACAACAATTAGCGTAATGGAGCTTTTAGACCTCAAAAAAGAGAATACTGTTAATACTGCAGGAGATGGTAAAAAAGCTGTTATCAGAGGTATAGTTGAAGAAAACGGTAAAAAAATATTAAAAATAGATAGTGAAGAAGTTGCCAAAAAAAAGGAAATGACTATAGAAAAAACTAAATCATTATATGAAACTGCTAAAAAAGGCGGAGGAATAGATTTTGATTCTATGAAAAAAGAAGTTAATAATATGCTTTCTTCTATAGTAGAAAATAAGGAAGCACATTCTTACCTTTCTATGTTAAAAAGAAAAGATGAAACTATGTATAAGCATGCAGTTGATGTCGCTACTTTATCTGCTATTACAGCTGGAGAACTAAACTTAACTAAAGTAGATATGGCTAATATTATGCTTGGTGCTTTAGTTCATGATATAGGCAAGGTTCTTATTCAGGAGAGTCTCCTTACAAAGGTAAATCTTACAAAAGAGGAAGAAGCCATATTAAAGAAACACCCAACACAAGGCTATAAACTTGTAAAAAGGGATAATTTAGATGACAATATAGCAGATATTGTACTTGAGCATCATGAGAAGTATGACGGAAGCGGATATCCTTTTCAAAAAGATAATAAAGATATAAGTCTTTACAGTAAAATAGTTGCTGTATGTAATACTTTTAATAATCTTATAACCAAAGGCGAACATGGAGTACCTTATACTCCTGATAAAGCTGTAAAGGTTATAATATCGCTTGCTAAAAAAGATTTTGACAGCGATGTTGTGAAGGCATTTCAAAAGGCTATAGGTTTTTATCCTAATAATACAAGAGTTAAACTATCAAATGGTTCTATAGCTAGAGTAATAGAGCAGAATCCTAATCTTCCTTTAAGACCTGTGCTTTCTATAGTAAAACATCTTGACGGTACAGTAAGCGATGGTATGGAAATTGTTGATTTATCTGCTTCTAGTGATTTATTTATTAAAGAGATAATGTAG
- a CDS encoding sensor histidine kinase — MKFIKNIFNNIKKRYGIFLPSVISIFTLISLIASVWISTFIYEPNIVNPFYVFAVIFFPFTSIIIGIILVIKFIIDAILKKEGSHLKLVIVFIMGLMTVMPSMLVSKISTYIIKSNLDLFLDQNVNASVSYVIDLSNIEIINKRNYMTDVINSVGINYFNNIYQNIKSGNFDYNSIYKMVKESEYFNNIVFLSNYYNGNNIIFFNSGNYIPLDINYKLDNKDTIFVNSEYNGLFYVNAIIPLTYSNNYVIWSEVMPRNYIEIRNSALEAFRIYNSVNMFANEFSIILSLLYLFILGISTFFSIILGIALSRLITRPISLILSATNSITNADFNIDMKLGGVHDMRNLIHRFNVMARALKYHRDRENIRARLETWREAAIKVAHEIKNPLMPIIMNAELIERKLSVNMTEKDVERSKRSTAVIVKNANVISSLIKSFSEFSFAIKLSDEKQSINSVIIEAAESFKNTNNIIFNVVLSKHDYFINMDREKFIMAFRNLIKNAVEAMENSERSIIYISSYHEIIDLNEFFIVSITDTGIGIESGNLHKIFEPYFTSKDKGTGIGLATVEKIISEHKGTIEVESIAGEGTTFFIKFMIES; from the coding sequence ATGAAGTTTATAAAGAATATTTTTAATAATATAAAAAAAAGATATGGAATATTTCTTCCTTCTGTTATTAGTATATTTACATTGATTAGTCTTATAGCCTCTGTGTGGATAAGCACATTTATATATGAACCTAATATAGTAAATCCGTTTTATGTGTTTGCGGTTATTTTTTTTCCATTTACAAGCATCATAATAGGAATAATACTCGTAATAAAGTTTATAATAGATGCTATACTTAAAAAAGAAGGTTCGCATTTAAAATTGGTTATAGTATTCATAATGGGGCTTATGACTGTTATGCCTAGTATGTTGGTCAGCAAAATATCGACTTATATAATTAAAAGCAATTTAGATTTGTTTTTAGATCAAAATGTCAATGCTTCAGTGTCATATGTAATAGATTTGTCTAATATTGAAATCATCAATAAAAGAAACTATATGACAGATGTTATTAATAGTGTCGGCATAAATTATTTTAATAACATATATCAAAACATTAAATCTGGGAATTTTGATTATAATAGCATATATAAAATGGTTAAAGAATCAGAATATTTTAATAATATAGTTTTTTTATCAAATTATTATAATGGTAATAATATAATATTCTTTAATTCTGGCAATTATATACCTTTGGATATCAATTATAAACTTGATAATAAAGATACTATATTTGTGAACAGTGAATATAACGGACTTTTTTATGTAAATGCTATAATACCTTTAACTTACAGTAATAATTATGTAATATGGTCTGAAGTTATGCCTAGAAACTATATTGAAATTAGAAACAGTGCTTTGGAGGCTTTTAGGATATATAATTCTGTTAATATGTTTGCAAATGAGTTTTCTATAATACTCAGTCTTTTATATTTGTTTATATTAGGTATATCAACATTTTTTTCTATAATACTTGGTATTGCTCTTTCAAGGCTTATAACAAGACCCATCAGTTTGATACTTAGTGCTACAAACTCAATAACTAATGCTGATTTTAATATAGATATGAAGCTTGGCGGTGTTCATGATATGAGAAATTTGATTCATAGATTTAATGTAATGGCTAGAGCTTTAAAATACCATAGAGATAGAGAAAATATAAGAGCTAGGCTTGAAACTTGGAGGGAGGCTGCTATAAAAGTAGCCCATGAGATAAAAAATCCGCTTATGCCTATAATAATGAATGCTGAACTTATTGAAAGAAAATTATCTGTAAATATGACAGAAAAAGATGTTGAAAGATCAAAAAGATCTACAGCTGTTATAGTAAAAAATGCCAATGTAATATCTAGTCTTATAAAATCTTTTTCAGAGTTCTCTTTTGCTATTAAACTTTCTGATGAGAAACAGTCTATTAATAGTGTTATTATTGAGGCAGCTGAATCTTTTAAAAATACTAATAATATAATATTTAATGTTGTTTTAAGTAAGCATGATTATTTTATTAATATGGATAGAGAAAAATTTATAATGGCATTTAGAAATTTAATAAAAAATGCTGTAGAGGCTATGGAAAACTCTGAAAGATCTATAATTTACATATCTTCATATCATGAGATAATAGATTTAAATGAATTTTTTATAGTAAGTATAACAGATACTGGAATAGGTATAGAAAGCGGCAATTTACATAAAATATTTGAGCCTTATTTCACTTCTAAAGATAAAGGTACTGGAATAGGACTTGCTACGGTAGAAAAAATCATATCTGAACATAAAGGTACTATAGAGGTTGAATCTATAGCTGGAGAGGGTACTACATTTTTTATAAAGTTTATGATAGAATCATAA
- a CDS encoding DUF2589 domain-containing protein, which translates to MAGPIANQFTGLPMASLIGGPLQAVADAQLSLANTTKNFIETVAFDQTKDNNNNVKKTLRMVEFEYQRLLTPDGKDSNGGDGGVVNMTLKVPFISIVKVPSLFVDSVDITFDMEVKSSEEEKSTDDKSASGTGEGELNLGLFSIKATITGSISSHKENTRKTDTSAKYHVEVHAVDQGMPEGLARVLDIINANIAPISPKLPDDNNKNK; encoded by the coding sequence ATGGCCGGTCCAATAGCAAATCAATTTACAGGTCTTCCAATGGCATCTCTTATAGGAGGTCCTTTACAGGCAGTAGCCGATGCCCAATTAAGTTTGGCTAATACTACAAAAAACTTTATAGAAACAGTTGCTTTTGACCAAACTAAAGATAATAATAATAATGTTAAAAAGACATTAAGAATGGTTGAGTTTGAATACCAAAGGTTATTAACCCCAGACGGCAAGGATAGCAATGGCGGTGATGGCGGTGTTGTAAATATGACATTAAAGGTACCTTTTATTAGTATAGTTAAAGTACCGTCTCTATTTGTAGATTCTGTTGATATTACTTTTGATATGGAAGTAAAAAGTTCAGAAGAAGAAAAAAGTACTGATGATAAATCAGCGTCAGGAACAGGTGAGGGAGAGCTTAACTTAGGACTATTTTCTATTAAAGCTACAATAACAGGTTCTATAAGTTCTCATAAAGAAAACACTAGAAAAACAGATACTTCAGCTAAATACCATGTAGAAGTTCATGCAGTTGATCAAGGTATGCCTGAAGGGCTTGCTAGAGTATTAGATATTATTAATGCTAATATAGCTCCTATATCACCTAAATTACCTGATGATAATAATAAAAATAAATGA
- the map gene encoding type I methionyl aminopeptidase: MFIKEMKDIVKPSIKDDEAVENIRKAAKIAQDSIDLAFKLCISGVRASKIDKEVEKFIKSQNAYPANLEVPDYGFATSISSGNEIAHGRPTNNKILVHGEPVCVDVGVKYNGYYADCARTVVIEGGMGSVNHRAYKLIDACKKSLEYSIYRLKPNVLLSEYGKTVENKVHEYGFSVIKSLTGHGVGYEYHEAPYIFNFYHPNNDVILEPNMVLALELMITNGTDKYEKEKDGWTLSTPDYSLAVHFEHTVLITQTGVEILGIKK; this comes from the coding sequence ATGTTTATAAAAGAGATGAAAGATATAGTAAAACCAAGCATAAAAGATGATGAAGCTGTAGAAAATATAAGAAAAGCAGCAAAAATAGCACAGGACTCTATAGATTTAGCTTTCAAACTTTGCATCTCCGGAGTAAGAGCTTCTAAAATAGATAAAGAAGTTGAAAAATTTATAAAAAGCCAAAATGCATATCCTGCTAACCTTGAAGTTCCAGATTATGGATTTGCTACAAGCATATCAAGCGGTAATGAAATAGCACATGGAAGACCAACTAATAATAAAATACTTGTTCATGGAGAGCCTGTATGCGTAGATGTTGGGGTGAAATATAATGGATATTATGCTGACTGTGCCAGAACAGTAGTTATAGAAGGCGGCATGGGATCTGTTAATCATAGAGCATATAAACTTATAGATGCCTGCAAAAAATCTTTAGAATATTCTATTTATAGATTAAAGCCCAATGTACTTTTAAGCGAATATGGAAAAACTGTTGAAAATAAAGTTCATGAATACGGATTTAGTGTTATAAAATCGCTTACAGGACATGGTGTGGGCTATGAATATCATGAAGCTCCTTATATATTTAATTTTTATCACCCTAATAATGATGTAATATTAGAACCTAATATGGTGCTTGCATTAGAGCTTATGATAACAAACGGCACTGATAAATACGAAAAAGAAAAAGACGGCTGGACTTTATCTACTCCAGACTATTCTTTAGCTGTTCATTTTGAACATACTGTTTTAATCACTCAAACTGGTGTGGAAATACTTGGAATAAAAAAATAG
- a CDS encoding midas domain-containing protein, protein MSDKHGKISVFVYISILINIIVLALFITFVFGLKKDAFDVDTKKLDRNALICQNSIVNLVKDYDDRLNKIVESYPFINLLQQVILNGIDEAERDRIISIFRSGNYPFDTVALYLADGKPVFSSPVKTKPVDLESYKKSNARAFFDKDYDGVYFVKPIKNDRGIEVGYIVASVFKKIFENTSYNLNFVVLPNGVVYHNPSIDINSISRDSLTQYMDKDIGSSGTIDVDNNTFTFYSSKVKDIDNFSIGILELNVPIIQKYLKYIILALLSLSSLFLITTSLLERNKSNNDDDEDDDDKEENIYDESEPPINNYDNANIVNDEEFNIDDYDIDAIDSLDDDSIKYFNNKRDRITKANKVDLPDIDDVEEIEIKKDNEEDDDSIKIGDLSSLDDVLEDGGETVKDDEEDNNDDNDESLKLGDLSSLDDVLEEDKKEDESIKIGDLSSLDSIVNDEDFDEVPNLDDIINDEEDNIEEDNKDESMPEMKEYTDDELLDADNIIEDDEDVPNLDDIINDEEENIEEDNKDESMPEMKEYTDDELLDADNIIEDDDEVPNLDDIINDEEDNKEEENKDESMPEMKEYTDDELLDADNIIEDDYEVPNLDDIINDEEDNKEEENKDESMPEMKEYTDDELLDADNIIEDDEDVPNLDDIINDEEDNKEEENKDESMPEMKEYTDDELLDADNIIEDDEDVPNLDDIINDEEDNKEEENKDESMPEMKEYTDDELLDADNIVDDDEDVPNLDDIINDEEDNKEEDNKDESMPEMKEYTDDELLDADNIIEDDEDVPNLDDIINDEEDNKEEENKDESMPEMKEYTDDELLDADNIVDDDEDVPNLDDIINDEEDNKEEENKDESMPEMKEYTDDELLDADNIVDDDEDVPNLDDIINDEEDNKEEENKDESMPEMKEYTDDELLDADNIADDDEANNLDTANNDSNIDDTIENLYDIPNLNDELENKGEDNNDDDDNNIDDTIENLDDIPNLNDELENKGKDNNDDDNNIDDTIENLDDIPNLNDELENKSEDNNDDDNIDDTIENMDDIPDSYNEENSDSIKEDDDKLEETIDNSNIDNNKNEDIIKGIDDIIDDNNEGDILISHGSILEDEIVKKEEEYFSSSDAFNFSLNRDFLLGDYDDEENSDNHNSNLSPNFREEYDDGEVVKPASEKDTFDTDDLTDKDLYDPEEVPKIPDDYYREAEEKVKENMTAGWKNVLKSIRGKKFINKNMHDMLNWIKEQSGLDIKHAAMLTKKNDGSYSIDESQNISDATKDKLNINENEALFKKILSHKKTLYVSDPFSSDSLKNKFDASDREDISHMIFVPVENDKGGLKSFFIGLSSN, encoded by the coding sequence ATGTCTGATAAACATGGTAAGATATCTGTCTTTGTATATATATCTATTTTAATCAATATAATAGTTCTTGCTTTATTTATAACATTTGTATTCGGACTAAAAAAAGATGCATTTGATGTTGATACAAAAAAACTTGACAGAAATGCTTTGATTTGTCAAAACAGTATAGTAAATCTCGTAAAAGACTATGATGACAGACTTAATAAAATAGTAGAAAGCTATCCTTTTATAAACTTACTTCAGCAGGTTATATTAAACGGTATAGATGAAGCCGAAAGAGACAGAATAATATCAATATTCAGAAGCGGCAACTATCCTTTTGATACTGTAGCATTATATTTAGCAGACGGCAAGCCAGTATTTTCTTCTCCAGTAAAAACTAAACCTGTAGATTTGGAAAGCTATAAAAAATCTAATGCCAGAGCATTCTTTGATAAAGATTATGACGGTGTTTATTTTGTAAAACCAATTAAAAATGACAGAGGGATAGAAGTAGGATATATAGTTGCAAGCGTATTTAAAAAAATATTTGAAAATACTTCTTACAACTTAAACTTTGTAGTTCTTCCTAATGGCGTTGTATATCATAACCCTTCTATAGATATAAACAGCATATCAAGAGACAGTCTTACACAATATATGGATAAAGATATTGGAAGTTCTGGTACTATTGATGTTGATAATAATACTTTTACATTCTATTCAAGCAAAGTCAAAGATATAGATAATTTCAGCATTGGTATATTAGAATTAAATGTTCCTATTATACAGAAATATTTAAAATATATTATACTTGCTCTTTTATCATTATCATCATTATTTTTAATAACTACTTCTTTACTTGAAAGAAATAAATCTAACAATGATGATGATGAAGATGATGATGATAAAGAAGAAAATATATATGATGAAAGCGAACCTCCTATAAATAACTATGATAATGCCAATATTGTCAATGATGAAGAGTTTAATATAGATGACTACGATATAGATGCAATAGATTCATTAGATGATGATAGTATAAAATACTTTAATAATAAAAGAGACAGAATCACAAAAGCAAATAAAGTTGATCTTCCTGATATAGATGATGTAGAAGAAATTGAAATAAAAAAAGATAATGAAGAAGATGATGACAGTATAAAAATAGGCGATTTATCCTCTTTAGATGATGTACTTGAAGACGGAGGCGAGACTGTAAAAGATGATGAAGAGGATAATAATGATGATAATGATGAAAGTCTAAAATTAGGAGATTTATCTTCTTTAGATGATGTACTTGAAGAGGATAAAAAAGAAGATGAGAGTATAAAAATAGGCGATTTATCTTCCTTAGACAGCATAGTAAATGATGAAGATTTTGATGAAGTACCTAACTTGGACGATATTATAAATGATGAAGAAGATAACATAGAAGAAGATAATAAAGATGAAAGTATGCCGGAAATGAAAGAGTATACTGACGATGAACTTCTTGATGCTGATAATATCATAGAAGATGATGAAGATGTACCTAACTTGGACGATATTATAAACGATGAAGAAGAAAACATAGAAGAAGATAATAAAGATGAAAGTATGCCGGAAATGAAAGAGTATACTGACGATGAACTTCTTGATGCTGATAATATCATAGAAGATGATGACGAAGTACCTAACTTGGACGATATTATAAATGATGAAGAGGATAACAAAGAAGAAGAAAATAAAGATGAAAGTATGCCGGAAATGAAAGAGTATACTGACGATGAACTTCTTGACGCTGATAATATCATAGAAGATGATTACGAAGTACCTAACTTGGACGACATTATAAACGATGAAGAAGATAACAAAGAAGAAGAGAATAAAGATGAAAGTATGCCCGAGATGAAAGAGTATACTGACGATGAACTTCTTGATGCTGATAATATCATAGAAGATGATGAAGATGTACCTAACTTGGACGACATTATAAACGATGAAGAAGATAACAAAGAAGAAGAAAATAAAGATGAAAGTATGCCGGAAATGAAAGAGTATACTGACGATGAACTTCTTGACGCTGATAATATCATAGAAGATGATGAAGATGTACCTAACTTGGACGACATTATAAACGATGAAGAAGATAACAAAGAAGAAGAAAATAAAGATGAAAGTATGCCGGAAATGAAAGAGTATACTGATGATGAACTCCTTGATGCTGATAATATTGTAGATGATGATGAAGATGTACCTAACTTGGACGACATTATAAACGATGAAGAAGATAACAAAGAAGAAGATAATAAAGATGAAAGTATGCCCGAGATGAAAGAGTATACTGACGATGAACTTCTTGATGCTGATAATATCATAGAAGATGATGAAGATGTACCTAACTTGGACGACATTATAAACGATGAAGAAGATAACAAAGAAGAAGAAAATAAAGATGAAAGTATGCCCGAGATGAAAGAGTATACTGACGATGAACTTCTTGATGCTGATAATATTGTAGATGATGATGAAGATGTACCTAACTTGGACGACATTATAAACGATGAAGAAGATAACAAAGAAGAAGAAAATAAAGATGAAAGTATGCCGGAAATGAAAGAGTATACTGATGATGAACTCCTTGATGCTGATAATATTGTAGATGATGATGAAGATGTACCTAACTTGGACGACATTATAAACGATGAAGAAGATAACAAAGAAGAAGAAAATAAAGATGAAAGTATGCCAGAGATGAAAGAGTATACTGATGATGAACTTCTTGATGCTGATAATATTGCAGATGATGATGAAGCAAATAATTTAGATACTGCTAATAATGATAGTAATATAGATGATACTATAGAAAACTTATATGACATACCTAATTTGAATGATGAGCTAGAAAATAAAGGCGAAGACAATAACGATGATGATGATAATAATATAGATGATACTATAGAAAACCTAGACGACATACCTAATTTGAATGATGAGCTAGAAAATAAAGGCAAAGACAATAACGATGATGATAATAATATAGATGATACTATAGAAAATCTAGACGACATACCTAATTTGAATGATGAGCTAGAAAATAAAAGTGAAGATAATAATGATGATGATAATATAGATGATACGATTGAAAATATGGACGATATACCTGATTCATATAATGAAGAAAATTCAGATAGTATAAAAGAAGATGATGATAAACTAGAAGAGACAATTGATAATAGTAATATAGACAATAATAAAAATGAGGATATAATAAAAGGCATTGATGATATTATAGATGATAATAACGAGGGGGACATTTTGATAAGTCATGGTTCTATTTTAGAAGATGAAATAGTAAAAAAAGAAGAAGAGTATTTTTCTTCAAGCGATGCTTTTAACTTCTCTCTTAACAGAGATTTTCTTCTTGGAGATTATGATGATGAAGAAAACAGCGATAATCATAACTCTAATTTATCACCTAATTTCAGAGAAGAATATGATGATGGAGAAGTAGTAAAACCTGCAAGTGAAAAAGACACATTTGATACAGACGACCTTACAGATAAAGATTTATATGACCCTGAAGAGGTACCTAAAATACCTGATGATTATTACAGAGAGGCAGAAGAAAAAGTAAAAGAGAACATGACAGCCGGATGGAAAAATGTATTAAAATCAATCAGGGGTAAAAAATTTATCAATAAAAATATGCATGACATGCTTAATTGGATAAAAGAGCAGTCTGGTCTTGATATAAAACATGCAGCTATGCTTACAAAAAAAAATGACGGCAGCTACAGTATAGATGAATCTCAGAATATATCTGATGCTACAAAAGATAAATTAAATATAAATGAGAATGAGGCTTTATTTAAAAAGATTTTATCGCATAAAAAAACTTTATATGTATCAGACCCGTTTTCTTCTGATTCTCTAAAAAATAAATTTGATGCTTCTGACAGAGAAGATATATCTCATATGATATTTGTTCCGGTAGAAAATGATAAAGGAGGATTAAAATCATTCTTTATAGGACTTTCATCTAACTAA
- a CDS encoding HAD family hydrolase, producing MIRNIISDIGNVLYEFSTSSILDEYVDESDRKEFFDNTFGSKNWNLMDKGEISFEDSRKYFIDKCPKYEELINKIFDTSLTLCLNKHHNNINLLKEYKDKGFSIYYLSNMPSETFEVLRKETDFFDNTCIGGVISAHIKMIKPNRDIYEYFLSKFNLNANECVFIDDNADNVKTAIDIGINAFQLKTIDDMHAVLKEILHK from the coding sequence ATGATTAGAAATATAATTTCGGATATAGGTAATGTGCTGTATGAGTTTAGTACAAGCAGTATTTTAGATGAATATGTAGATGAAAGCGATAGAAAAGAGTTTTTTGATAATACTTTTGGAAGTAAGAATTGGAATTTAATGGATAAGGGAGAAATTAGCTTTGAAGATTCAAGAAAATATTTTATAGATAAATGTCCTAAATATGAAGAACTTATCAATAAAATTTTTGATACTTCTTTAACATTATGCCTCAATAAACATCATAATAATATTAATTTATTAAAAGAATATAAAGATAAAGGTTTTTCTATATATTATTTATCTAATATGCCTTCTGAAACTTTTGAGGTTTTGAGAAAAGAAACTGACTTTTTTGATAATACTTGTATTGGGGGCGTTATTTCAGCTCATATAAAGATGATTAAGCCTAATAGAGATATTTATGAATATTTTTTGAGTAAATTTAATTTGAATGCAAATGAATGCGTATTTATAGATGATAATGCTGATAATGTAAAAACAGCTATAGATATTGGAATAAATGCTTTTCAGCTTAAAACAATAGATGATATGCATGCGGTTTTAAAAGAAATTTTACATAAATAA
- a CDS encoding DUF2589 domain-containing protein: MSKFNEVIIAIAKSVAEAEAQLEEVQLSNLSKYFKKKIDKNHSEVSEYLPGIFPIRLKIGVPDENNKYGNKYYCVPYINLLPISQLNIDSVKTSFDIGIVELIEPQKSNNKSVFNNVYDDDKVCNMSDFENSSNISVDVTGAGLDKCKGTTINVQVSISKTEISDGMSRLINEITNLSQGFIEVKDDKNDINNEN; this comes from the coding sequence ATGTCTAAATTTAATGAAGTAATTATTGCAATTGCAAAATCAGTAGCTGAAGCAGAAGCTCAGCTAGAAGAAGTACAGCTAAGTAATTTATCAAAATACTTTAAAAAAAAGATAGATAAAAATCATAGTGAAGTAAGCGAATATTTACCCGGTATATTTCCTATAAGATTAAAAATCGGCGTACCTGATGAAAACAATAAATACGGCAATAAATATTATTGTGTTCCATATATAAATTTGCTTCCAATATCTCAGCTTAATATAGATTCAGTTAAAACTTCTTTTGATATAGGTATTGTTGAACTTATAGAACCACAAAAAAGTAATAATAAATCCGTGTTTAATAATGTTTATGATGATGATAAAGTATGTAATATGAGTGATTTTGAAAATTCTTCAAATATATCCGTTGATGTTACAGGTGCTGGTCTAGATAAATGCAAAGGAACAACTATAAATGTTCAAGTTTCAATTTCTAAAACAGAAATTAGTGATGGAATGTCTAGACTCATAAACGAAATAACAAATTTAAGTCAAGGATTCATAGAAGTCAAAGATGACAAAAATGATATTAATAATGAAAATTAA